The Mycobacterium paragordonae genome includes a region encoding these proteins:
- the msrA gene encoding peptide-methionine (S)-S-oxide reductase MsrA, whose product MSTQKAILAGGCFWGMQDLIRKQPGVISTRVGYSGGDVPNATYRNHGTHAEAVEIVFDPSATDYRTLLEFFFQIHDPTTKNRQGNDRGMSYRSAIFYLDDEQKRVALDTIADVEASGLWPGKVVTEVSPAGDFWEAEPEHQDYLLRYPNGYTCHFVRPGWKLPRRAGATQ is encoded by the coding sequence ATGAGCACGCAAAAAGCCATTCTCGCGGGTGGCTGCTTCTGGGGCATGCAGGACCTGATCCGCAAGCAGCCCGGAGTCATCAGCACGCGGGTCGGCTACAGCGGCGGCGACGTGCCCAACGCCACCTACCGCAATCACGGCACACACGCCGAGGCGGTGGAGATCGTCTTCGACCCGTCGGCCACCGACTACCGCACCCTGCTGGAGTTCTTCTTCCAGATTCACGACCCCACCACGAAGAACCGGCAGGGCAACGACCGCGGCATGAGTTACCGGTCAGCCATCTTCTATCTCGACGACGAGCAGAAGCGGGTGGCGCTGGACACCATCGCCGACGTCGAGGCCTCCGGCCTGTGGCCGGGCAAGGTGGTGACCGAGGTCAGCCCGGCGGGCGACTTCTGGGAGGCCGAGCCCGAACACCAGGACTACCTGCTGCGCTACCCCAACGGGTACACCTGCCACTTCGTGCGGCCGGGCTGGAAGCTGCCGCGACGGGCCGGCGCTACCCAGTAG
- a CDS encoding cytochrome P450: protein MSQAIDAPAVPEIKLPPATHIPKLFQGLIFAFSRKGMMRRLTGRYGSAVTMHIPMYGHMVMVSDPQLAKQVFTTSPDELGNIQPNLSRMFGSGSVFGLEGDDHRRRRRLLAPPFHGKSMKNYETIIEEETLREAATWPEGQSFATLPSMMHITLNAILRAVFGAEGAELDELRRIIPPWVTLGSRLAAVPKPKRDYGRFSPWGRLSEFRRQYDLVIDKLIDRERSDPNFADRNDVLALMLRSTYDDGSVMSRKDIGDELLALLAAGHETTASTLAWAFERITRHPALLAELVEEADNGGSELRQATILEVQRARTVIDLAGRHVYPETYRLGEWVIPRGYSIIVNIGRIHENADVFPHPERFDPQRYIGGKPSAFAWIPFGGGTRRCVGAAFANMEMDVVLRTVLRQFTVETTTAPDERWHGRGVAFVPKDGGRIVVRRRPAEAPTG from the coding sequence GTGAGCCAAGCAATCGACGCGCCCGCCGTGCCCGAAATCAAGCTGCCGCCGGCCACGCACATCCCAAAGCTGTTCCAAGGCCTCATCTTCGCGTTCTCGCGCAAGGGGATGATGCGACGCCTGACCGGTCGCTACGGCTCCGCCGTCACCATGCACATCCCCATGTACGGCCACATGGTGATGGTGTCGGATCCGCAGCTGGCCAAGCAGGTCTTCACCACCAGCCCGGACGAACTCGGCAACATCCAGCCCAATCTGAGCCGGATGTTCGGATCCGGATCGGTCTTCGGGCTGGAAGGCGACGACCATCGCCGCCGGCGCCGGCTGCTGGCGCCGCCGTTTCACGGCAAGAGCATGAAGAACTACGAGACGATCATCGAAGAGGAGACGCTGCGCGAGGCCGCCACGTGGCCCGAGGGCCAGTCGTTCGCGACGTTGCCCTCGATGATGCACATCACCCTGAATGCCATCCTGCGCGCGGTCTTCGGCGCCGAGGGGGCCGAACTCGACGAGCTGCGCCGGATCATTCCGCCGTGGGTCACGCTGGGCTCCCGGCTGGCGGCGGTGCCCAAACCCAAGCGTGATTACGGCCGGTTCAGCCCGTGGGGCAGGCTGTCCGAATTCCGGCGCCAGTACGACCTGGTCATCGACAAGCTCATCGACCGGGAGCGGTCGGACCCTAACTTCGCCGACCGCAACGACGTCCTCGCGTTGATGTTGCGCAGCACGTACGACGACGGTTCGGTCATGTCGCGCAAGGACATTGGCGACGAACTGCTCGCGCTGCTGGCCGCCGGACACGAAACCACCGCCTCCACGTTGGCCTGGGCCTTCGAGCGGATCACCCGCCACCCCGCGCTGCTTGCCGAGCTGGTCGAAGAGGCTGATAACGGCGGTAGCGAGTTGCGGCAGGCCACGATTCTGGAAGTGCAGCGGGCGCGGACCGTGATCGACCTCGCGGGCCGGCACGTCTATCCGGAGACGTACCGCCTCGGTGAGTGGGTGATACCCCGCGGGTACTCGATCATCGTCAACATCGGTCGGATACACGAAAACGCCGACGTCTTCCCGCACCCCGAGCGCTTCGACCCGCAGCGCTATATCGGCGGCAAGCCGTCTGCGTTTGCCTGGATACCATTCGGCGGCGGGACCCGTCGCTGCGTCGGAGCCGCGTTCGCCAACATGGAGATGGACGTGGTGCTGCGAACGGTGTTGCGCCAGTTCACCGTTGAGACCACCACAGCCCCGGACGAGCGGTGGCACGGCCGGGGCGTGGCGTTCGTGCCCAAGGACGGCGGCCGAATTGTGGTGAGGCGCCGTCCTGCCGAAGCTCCTACTGGGTAG
- a CDS encoding TOBE domain-containing protein has product MRLSTRNQLKGTITEVDIGSVMAIVKIRLDGGDQVVTSSITKDAALDLGLEEGQPATVFIKSTEVTIGVE; this is encoded by the coding sequence ATGCGCCTATCAACCCGCAACCAACTCAAGGGCACCATCACCGAGGTCGACATCGGCAGTGTGATGGCGATCGTGAAGATCCGGCTCGACGGCGGCGATCAGGTCGTCACGTCGTCGATCACGAAAGACGCCGCGCTCGACCTCGGCCTCGAAGAGGGGCAGCCGGCGACGGTGTTCATCAAGTCCACCGAAGTGACGATCGGCGTCGAGTGA
- a CDS encoding TetR/AcrR family transcriptional regulator, which translates to MTAVADDTVAAQPDPFRLRLLDGLAASIGVRGYRATTVADIVRHARTSKRTFYDHFASKEQCFLDLLRAEIEIMAEDIRVAVDPEADWHQQIRQAVEGYVGNIESRPAITLSWIRELPSLGDYARPVQRQGLELLTGLLVNLSGSPGFRRADLPPLTVPLAVILVGGLRELVALAVEDGRPVRSIVEPAVDASVALLGPRH; encoded by the coding sequence GTGACGGCAGTGGCTGATGACACGGTTGCGGCGCAACCCGATCCGTTTCGGCTGCGACTTCTCGACGGCCTGGCCGCGTCGATCGGCGTGCGCGGATACCGGGCCACGACGGTCGCTGACATCGTCCGCCACGCTCGCACCTCCAAGCGCACGTTCTACGACCACTTCGCCAGCAAGGAACAGTGTTTCCTGGACCTGTTGCGCGCTGAGATCGAGATCATGGCCGAAGACATCCGGGTGGCCGTCGACCCCGAGGCCGACTGGCACCAGCAGATCCGGCAAGCCGTCGAGGGCTACGTCGGCAACATCGAATCCCGGCCGGCCATCACGCTGAGCTGGATCCGCGAGCTGCCCTCGCTGGGCGACTACGCCCGCCCCGTTCAGCGCCAGGGCCTGGAGTTACTCACCGGCCTGCTGGTGAATCTCAGTGGCAGCCCGGGTTTCCGGCGCGCCGATCTGCCGCCGCTGACCGTGCCGTTGGCGGTGATCCTGGTGGGCGGCCTGCGGGAACTCGTGGCGCTGGCGGTCGAGGACGGCCGGCCGGTGCGCAGCATCGTCGAACCGGCCGTCGATGCCTCGGTCGCGCTGCTCGGGCCGCGGCACTGA
- a CDS encoding zinc-binding dehydrogenase, whose product MTATMLAERFYADARTVALEEVPIPEPGPGEVLVKVAFCGICHSDLSLINGTFPAQAPVVTQGHEASGTIAKLGPGVTGWAEGDRVVVAAGRPCQTCPNCRRGDLSNCLRIQLMAFAYDGAWAEYTVAQAVGLTRVPDNVPLEQAAILADAVSTPFGAVVRTGKVAIGESVGVWGVGGVGTHIVQLAKLVGAVPVIALDINPAVLDRALEIGADYAFDTRDDQLQDKIAEVTGGRKLDVAFDAVGLKVTFEQALESLTAGGRMVGVGMSAESPTVGPTAMFGLSRKQALGHLGYQNVDIETLAKLVSYGRLDLSRSISQVIPLRDIHAGIDMLERQEGNPIRIVVKP is encoded by the coding sequence GTGACAGCCACCATGCTCGCGGAGCGCTTCTATGCGGACGCCAGAACGGTTGCGCTGGAAGAGGTTCCGATTCCCGAGCCCGGCCCCGGCGAGGTCCTGGTCAAGGTGGCGTTCTGCGGGATCTGCCACTCGGACCTGAGTCTGATCAACGGCACCTTCCCGGCCCAGGCGCCGGTGGTGACCCAGGGCCACGAAGCGTCGGGCACCATCGCCAAGCTCGGGCCCGGAGTGACTGGCTGGGCCGAAGGGGACCGGGTGGTGGTCGCCGCCGGACGGCCCTGTCAGACGTGCCCCAACTGCCGGCGCGGTGACCTGTCGAACTGCCTGCGAATCCAGTTGATGGCGTTCGCCTACGACGGCGCGTGGGCCGAGTACACGGTGGCGCAGGCGGTGGGCCTGACCCGGGTACCCGACAACGTTCCACTCGAGCAGGCCGCGATCCTGGCCGACGCGGTTTCCACGCCGTTCGGCGCCGTGGTGCGCACCGGGAAGGTCGCCATCGGAGAATCGGTCGGGGTGTGGGGTGTCGGCGGGGTCGGCACCCACATCGTCCAACTGGCCAAACTGGTCGGCGCGGTGCCGGTGATCGCCCTCGACATCAACCCGGCGGTGCTGGACCGCGCGCTGGAAATCGGCGCCGATTACGCCTTCGACACCCGCGACGACCAGTTGCAGGACAAGATCGCCGAGGTCACCGGCGGCCGGAAGCTTGACGTCGCGTTCGACGCCGTCGGACTCAAGGTGACGTTCGAGCAGGCGCTGGAATCGTTGACCGCCGGTGGCCGGATGGTGGGCGTGGGCATGAGCGCTGAGTCACCGACCGTCGGGCCCACCGCGATGTTCGGCCTGAGCCGCAAGCAGGCGCTGGGACATCTCGGCTATCAGAACGTCGACATCGAAACCCTGGCCAAGTTGGTTTCCTATGGGCGCCTTGACCTTTCACGGTCCATCAGCCAGGTCATCCCGCTGCGGGACATCCACGCCGGCATCGACATGCTGGAGCGCCAGGAGGGCAACCCGATCCGGATCGTCGTCAAACCCTGA